In the Acidimicrobiales bacterium genome, one interval contains:
- a CDS encoding ATP-binding protein: MNEALATAFPLRAVVDNLPDAVSAFRAIRADDGLVVDFEWVYANTAAATVGLEPSELFEAFRHVIDTGEVYVHPSLWRVRDRGDGVTERRACEVRVTKSGDMVVVVSRDVTEDLIVAGLRELALEQERSITQQLRELDASRAALIAAVTHDFRTPLTGIVGLSWLLDSDWDDMEEATRREYVRDIVRSGEELDRRITSVLEHLKLETGRYEIELEICNVGDELAGAIDRMGIMLEAYTVAFEVPEDALVVADRTAFARVVENLLSNAVKYAPPATRVTLRAEREDDAVVVSVIDEGPGISEEDAQRVFQQFERLESGRRVAHGNGVGLSAVRQLVELMDGRVWVEPNEGRGSAFRFALPAA, translated from the coding sequence GTGAACGAGGCACTCGCCACTGCATTTCCGCTCCGTGCAGTCGTCGACAACCTCCCCGACGCGGTGTCGGCGTTTCGCGCCATTCGTGCCGACGACGGTCTCGTCGTGGACTTCGAGTGGGTGTACGCCAACACCGCGGCGGCAACGGTCGGCTTGGAGCCGAGCGAGCTGTTCGAGGCGTTCCGTCACGTGATCGACACCGGCGAGGTGTACGTGCATCCGTCGTTGTGGCGCGTGCGCGACCGCGGCGACGGCGTCACCGAGCGGCGGGCCTGCGAAGTGCGGGTGACCAAGTCCGGCGACATGGTCGTCGTCGTGTCACGCGACGTGACCGAGGATCTCATCGTCGCCGGGTTACGCGAACTCGCCCTCGAGCAGGAGCGGTCGATCACCCAGCAGCTGCGCGAGCTCGACGCTTCGCGCGCCGCGCTCATCGCGGCCGTCACCCACGACTTCCGCACGCCGCTCACTGGCATCGTCGGGTTGAGCTGGCTGCTCGACAGCGACTGGGACGACATGGAAGAAGCGACCCGGCGCGAATACGTGCGCGACATCGTCCGCTCGGGCGAGGAGCTCGACCGGCGCATCACGTCGGTGCTCGAACACCTCAAGCTCGAGACGGGTCGCTACGAGATCGAACTCGAGATATGCAATGTGGGCGACGAACTCGCCGGTGCCATCGACCGCATGGGCATCATGCTCGAGGCCTACACGGTGGCGTTCGAGGTGCCCGAGGACGCGCTCGTCGTTGCCGACCGCACGGCGTTCGCCCGCGTCGTCGAGAACCTGCTGTCGAACGCCGTCAAGTACGCGCCGCCCGCCACCCGCGTCACCCTGCGCGCCGAACGCGAGGACGACGCCGTGGTCGTCAGCGTCATCGACGAGGGCCCCGGCATCTCCGAGGAGGATGCGCAGCGCGTCTTCCAGCAATTCGAGCGCCTCGAGTCGGGCCGGCGCGTCGCCCACGGCAACGGGGTGGGTCTCTCGGCCGTTCGTCAACTCGTCGAGCTGATGGACGGGCGGGTGTGGGTCGAGCCCAACGAGGGCCGCGGCAGCGCCTTCCGCTTTGCCCTTCCCGCGGCGTAA